The Priestia megaterium genome has a window encoding:
- a CDS encoding YncE family protein, which translates to MGKKAKVVHVAGDFLSPKGKSSTNQIYTINEDNNTVSVMDGLTDDLIATINVGRQPANVNGNPSTNRIYVTNKGDNTVSVIDAGANTVIGIIPVGSQPSGVGVNPYTDRVYITNAGDDTVSVINGATNIVVATIPVETHPINLDVHPYINRIYVANKFKNTVSVIDGLTNAVMATVQVGDQPTDLGANLSNNRIYVANKNSDTVSVIDAGTNAVIGIVPVIEQPCMVDVNAANNQIHVTNEENSVVSVIDGATNIVIATLPVGDQSTYTITDT; encoded by the coding sequence ATGGGAAAAAAAGCAAAGGTTGTGCATGTTGCAGGTGATTTTTTATCTCCAAAAGGAAAATCATCTACTAATCAAATTTATACAATAAATGAGGATAACAATACGGTTTCTGTGATGGATGGATTAACTGATGATTTAATTGCCACTATAAATGTAGGACGTCAGCCAGCAAACGTAAATGGCAATCCATCTACTAATCGTATTTATGTGACTAATAAAGGTGATAATACAGTTTCCGTCATTGATGCAGGTGCAAATACAGTTATTGGAATTATTCCAGTTGGGAGTCAGCCTTCAGGTGTAGGGGTTAATCCCTACACGGATAGAGTTTATATCACAAATGCTGGGGATGATACTGTTTCCGTCATTAATGGTGCAACCAATATTGTTGTTGCCACAATACCTGTAGAAACCCACCCAATTAATTTAGATGTCCATCCCTATATTAACCGTATTTATGTAGCTAATAAATTTAAAAATACAGTCTCTGTCATTGATGGATTGACGAATGCTGTAATGGCTACAGTGCAAGTCGGTGATCAGCCTACTGACCTAGGGGCTAACCTATCTAACAATCGTATTTATGTAGCTAATAAAAATAGTGATACCGTTTCCGTCATTGATGCAGGTACAAATGCTGTAATTGGAATAGTACCTGTCATAGAACAACCTTGTATGGTTGATGTTAACGCAGCCAATAATCAAATTCACGTAACGAATGAAGAAAATAGTGTAGTCTCTGTCATTGATGGTGCCACTAATATTGTCATTGCTACCCTCCCTGTCGGTGATCAGTCAACTTATACAATAACCGATACCTAA
- a CDS encoding spore coat protein yields MSDSPKKPEIVPNKLMDLLVNDVFSKHGIDKEKIKGNLSEEKKQMLKEMVEDLSKRVDEFVKQTNATNKKK; encoded by the coding sequence ATGAGTGATTCACCTAAAAAACCGGAGATTGTTCCAAATAAGTTAATGGACTTATTAGTAAACGATGTTTTTTCTAAACATGGCATAGATAAAGAAAAAATTAAAGGAAACCTATCTGAAGAGAAAAAACAAATGCTTAAAGAAATGGTTGAAGATTTGTCAAAACGAGTGGATGAGTTTGTAAAACAAACAAATGCTACCAACAAAAAAAAATAA
- a CDS encoding spore coat protein: protein MSSKKYYSYDVKKKCKSKHKKDDPKKHCKDGCKVDHYESESTEYDYYNSRESFESRESFESFNAEVVQEADQLSLIDQESDELIWIKDSCDVNVTTTDTQAAIGIQVAIQVAIAIVIRIAIGDTVQKDGVLQDLLQLSEIEQTNKQKIYIENSKDVEITTTDTDVALNVQVLLQVLVAIIVLVDVL, encoded by the coding sequence ATGTCATCTAAAAAGTATTATTCTTACGATGTAAAGAAAAAATGCAAAAGCAAACATAAAAAAGATGATCCTAAGAAGCATTGTAAAGATGGCTGTAAAGTAGATCACTATGAAAGTGAATCTACGGAATATGATTACTATAATAGTCGTGAGAGTTTCGAAAGTAGGGAGAGTTTTGAAAGTTTTAATGCAGAAGTAGTTCAAGAGGCAGATCAACTTTCTTTAATTGACCAAGAATCAGATGAATTAATTTGGATCAAAGATTCTTGTGATGTTAATGTCACTACAACAGATACTCAAGCAGCTATCGGTATTCAAGTGGCTATCCAAGTAGCCATCGCTATTGTAATTCGTATTGCCATCGGCGATACTGTTCAAAAAGATGGTGTGCTTCAAGACTTATTACAGCTATCTGAAATAGAGCAAACAAATAAACAAAAAATTTATATTGAGAATTCTAAAGACGTAGAAATTACAACGACTGATACAGACGTGGCTCTTAACGTTCAAGTATTGTTACAAGTATTAGTAGCTATTATTGTACTTGTCGATGTTCTTTAA
- a CDS encoding spore coat protein, whose product MGERKWRALDHCENKRFSGRDVWQEADQIAATEQKSFEKIIVKDSEGVRVQTTDTQIAATIQVALQIAIAVVVRITIGDNVQGNSVVEELKQFASIKQKNSQKTIIENSTNVNVTATDTDIAVNLQVLLQVLIAILVTLDIL is encoded by the coding sequence ATGGGTGAAAGAAAATGGAGAGCACTAGACCATTGTGAAAATAAACGGTTCAGTGGTAGAGACGTATGGCAAGAAGCTGATCAAATAGCTGCTACTGAACAAAAATCTTTTGAGAAAATTATTGTTAAAGATTCAGAAGGTGTTAGAGTACAAACGACAGATACTCAAATTGCAGCGACTATTCAAGTAGCTTTACAGATAGCTATTGCAGTAGTAGTTCGTATTACAATCGGTGATAATGTGCAAGGAAACAGCGTCGTTGAAGAACTAAAACAATTCGCTAGCATTAAACAAAAAAATTCTCAAAAAACAATTATTGAAAACTCTACAAATGTAAATGTTACAGCTACTGACACAGATATCGCTGTAAATCTTCAAGTACTATTACAAGTATTAATCGCTATCTTAGTTACATTAGACATCCTTTAA